In Silene latifolia isolate original U9 population chromosome X, ASM4854445v1, whole genome shotgun sequence, the following proteins share a genomic window:
- the LOC141622360 gene encoding 3-dehydroquinate synthase, chloroplastic-like, with translation MSTSINPSSICFSLHQNNQVSIPKSTPFSFGSGSAGSIKLGSISNPGRVSLKCSTRVRSMVSTQVTQMTSSSNIPTVVEVDLGNRSYPIYIGSGLLDQPDLLQRHVHGKRVLVVTNTTIAPLYLDKVIDALTRDNPKISVEAVILPDGEQYKNMETLMKVFDKAIGSRLDRRSTFVALGGGVIGDMCGFAAAAFLRGVNFIQIPTTVMAQVDSSVGGKTGINHTLGKNLIGAFYQPQCVLIDTDTLKTLPDREMASGIAEVIKYGLIRDADFFEWQEKNMASLLARDTAALTYAIKRSCENKAEVVSLDEKEGGIRATLNLGHTFGHAIETGFGYGQWLHGEAVAVGTVMAVDLSHRLGWIDETLVKRVHSILKDARLPTVPPESMTVEMFKSIMAVDKKVADGVLRLILLKGPLGNCVFTSDYDREALDQTLRAFCKS, from the exons ATGTCAACCTCAATTAATCCTTCATCTATCTGCTTCTCCCTCCACCAAAACAACCAAGTATCAATCCCGAAGTCAACACCATTCTCATTTGGGTCTGGGTCTGCCGGGTCCATCAAATTGGGGTCCATTTCGAATCCGGGTCGGGTCTCACTCAAATGCAGTACCCGTGTTAGATCCATGGTTTCAACCCAGGTCACCCAAATGACCAGCTCGTCTAACATTCCCACGGTTGTTGAGGTTGATTTGGGTAACCGTAGTTACCCCATTTATATTGGGTCCGGTTTACTTGACCAACCCGATCTTCTTCAAAG GCATGTGCATGGGAAAAGGGTTCTCGTGGTTACAAACACCACTATTGCACCTTTGTATTTGGATAAAGTAATTGATGCTTTAACAAGAGATAACCCCAAAATATCGGTTGAGGCTGTGATTTTGCCCGATGGAGAGCAGTACAAGAACATG GAAACTCTTATGAAAGTGTTTGATAAAGCGATTGGGTCACGCTTGGATAGACGCTCCACATTTGTTGCCCTGGGTGGTGGTGTCATTGGTGATATGTGTGGATTCGCAGCTGCTGCTTTCTTGCGTGGTGTTAATTTCATCCAAATTCCAACAACTGTTATGGCACAG GTGGATTCTTCAGTTGGGGGAAAGACTGGCATAAATCATACCTTGGGAAAGAATCTGATAGGTGCTTTCTATCAACCTCAATGTGTACTGATCGACACTGATACACTAAAGACACTGCCTGACAGAGAAATGGCTTCTGGAATTGCCGAGGTTATAAAATATGGCCTTATCAGAGATGCTGATTTCTTCGAGTGGCAAGAAAAAAATATGGCTTCCTTATTAGCAAG GGATACTGCAGCACTTACATATGCTATAAAACGTTCTTGTGAAAATAAGGCTGAAGTCGTGTCCTTAGACGAGAAGGAAGGCGGAATTAGGGCTACGTTGAACTTAGGTCATACCTTCGGACAT GCAATTGAAACGGGATTTGGCTATGGACAATGGCTTCATGGAGAAGCAGTTGCTGTTGGAACA GTCATGGCTGTAGACCTGTCACACAGGCTTGGTTGGATAGATGAAACATTAGTGAAGCGAGTTCATAGCATCTTGAAGGATGCTAGGCTTCCGACTGTGCCTCCTGAAAGTATGACTGTCGAAATGTTCAAGTCTATTATGGCG GTGGATAAGAAGGTTGCGGATGGTGTGCTCAGGCTCATCCTTCTTAAAGGTCCTTTAGGGAATTGTGTATTCACCTCGGATTATGACAGGGAAGCACTAGATCAAACTCTACGTGCATTTTGCAAATCCTGA
- the LOC141622362 gene encoding rac-like GTP-binding protein RHO1, with the protein MSASRFIKCVTVGDGAVGKTCLLISYTSNTFPTDYVPTVFDNFSANVVVNGATVNLGLWDTAGQEDYNRLRPLSYRGADVFILAFSLISKASYENVSKKWIPELKHYAPGVPIVLVGTKLDLRDDKQFFIDHPGAVPITTAQGEELRKLIDAPAYIECSSKTQQNVKGVFDAAIKVVLQPPKAKKKKSKTQKACSIL; encoded by the exons ATGAGTGCGTCACGGTTCATCAAATGTGTTACGGTTGGTGATGGTGCTGTCGGTAAAACTTGTTTGTTGATTTCTTACACCAGCAACACTTTTCCTACG GACTATGTCCCCACAGTCTTTGATAACTTTAGTGCAAATGTGGTTGTCAATGGGGCCACAGTTAATCTTGGTTTGTGGGATACTGCAG GACAAGAGGACTACAACAGATTAAGACCCTTGAGTTATCGTGGAGCAGACGTTTTTATTCTTGCTTTCTCATTGATTAGCAAGGCTAGTTATGAAAATGTTTCTAAAAAG TGGATTCCTGAGTTGAAGCATTATGCTCCTGGTGTTCCCATTGTTCTTGTTGGAACAAAGCTTG ATCTTCGGGATGACAAGCAGTTTTTCATCGATCATCCTGGTGCAGTTCCGATCACTACTGCTCAG GGGGAGGAATTAAGGAAACTCATTGATGCACCTGCCTACATTGAGTGCAGTTCAAAAACCCAGCAG AATGTGAAAGGGGTTTTTGATGCTGCCATTAAGGTTGTACTTCAACCACCCAAAGCAAAGAAAAAGAAGTCGAAGACGCAAAAGGCTTGCTCCATATTGTAA
- the LOC141622364 gene encoding ubiquitin-conjugating enzyme E2-17 kDa-like, which translates to MAMRRIVKELQDIKRDPPVSCSAGPISENLYHWQATIMGPSDSPYAGGVFLLNIHFPSDYPFKPPKVAFRTKVFHPNINNNGNICLDILREQWSPALTISKVLLSICSLFTDPNPDDPLVPEIAHMYKRDRAKYEATARSWTHKYAMN; encoded by the exons ATGGCTATGAGACGGATTGTGAAGGAGCTTCAAGACATTAAAAGAGATCCTCCAGTATCATGTAGTGCAG GTCCTATATCAGAGAACTTGTATCATTGGCAAGCGACAATTATGGGGCCGAGTGATAGTCCTTATGCTGGTGGTGTTTTCCTTCTCAACATACACTTTCCGAGTGATTATCCTTTCAAACCGCCTAAG GTTGCATTTAGGACCAAAGTGTTCCATCCAAACATTAACAATAATGGGAACATTTGCCTGGACATCCTAAGGGAGCAGTGGAGCCCGGCCCTAACTATATCCAAG GTTTTACTATCCATATGTTCTTTGTTCACGGATCCGAACCCAGATGATCCTCTTGTTCCTGAGATTGCTCACATGTATAAGAGGGATCGTGCCAAGTACGAGGCAACTGCTCGGAGCTGGACCCACAAGTATGCAATGAACTAA
- the LOC141622359 gene encoding vacuolar protein sorting-associated protein 35A-like, translated as MIADGVEDEEKYLAAGIAGLQQNAFYMHRALDSNNLKDALKYSAQMLSELRTSKLSPHKYYALYMRAFDELRKLEMFFYEEMKRGCSIIELYELVQHAGNILPRLYLLCTVGCVYIKSKEAPAKDILKDLVEMCRGIQHPLRGLFLRSYLSQVSRDKLPDIGSEYEGDAETVTDAVEFVIQNFTEMNKLWVRMRHQGPAREKDRREKERSELRDLVGKNLHVLSQIEGVDLDMYKDTVLPRILEQVVNCKDDLAQYYLMDCMIQVFPDEYHLQTLDILLGACPQLQPTVDIKSVLSSLMERLSNYAATSPEVLPEFLQVDAFSRLNSAIGKVIEAQPDMPVVAVVTLYSSLLTFTLHVHPDRLDYADQVLGSCVSKLSVVGKLDDSNATKQIVKLLSAPLDKYNSVITALKLSNYPRVMEFLDNETNKVMAKIIIRSIMKNETYISVGDKVEALFELIKGLIKDTDGTFDDEDDEEDFKEEQNAVARLVQMLHNDDAEEMFNIITIVHKHFLAGGVKRLPFTVPPLVFSSLKFIRRLQSQDVTKNGDEADAKPKKIFQLLNQLIEALLKVPAPELALRLYLQCAEAANDSDLEPVACEFFTQAYILYEEEISDSREQVNALYLIIGTLQRMHIFGVENRDTLTHKATGYAAKLLKKPDQCRAVYACSHLFWADDKDGVRDGERVLLCLKRALKIANAAQQMANATRGKGGSVMLFIEILNKYLYFFEKGNNQITVNAIQDLMELITSEMQGDNATSDPAAEAFFNSSLRYIQFQKQKGGAVSERYEAVKA; from the exons atgatCGCAGACGGCGTCGAAGACGAAGAGAAATATCTCGCTGCTGGAATCGCAGGTCTTCAACAAAATGCCTTTTACATGCATCGCGCAttg GATTCGAATAATCTCAAAGATGCGTTGAAGTATTCGGCACAGATGTTGTCCGAGCTTCGGACTTCGAAACTTTCGCCGCATAAGTACTATGCTCTTT ATATGCGAGCGTTTGATGAATTGAGGAAATTAGAGATGTTCTTTTATGAGGAAATGAAGCGAGGTTGTTCGATTATTGAGCTTTATGAGCTTGTACAGCATGCCGGCAACATTTTACCTCGATT GTATCTTCTCTGCACAGTAGGATGTGTTTACATAAAATCGAAAGAGGCTCCTGCAAAAGATATCCTTAAGGATTTGGTTGAAATGTGCCGTGGCATCCAACATCCTCTACGAGGGCTCTTCTTAAGGAGTTACCTTTCGCAAGTCAGTAGGGATAAGCTGCCTGATATTGGTTCGGAGTATGAAGG AGATGCCGAAACTGTCACGGACGCAGTTGAGTTTGTGATACAGAATTTTACTGAGATGAATAAACTTTGGGTGCGGATGCGACATCAG GGACCTGCTCGTGAGAAGGATAGAAGGGAAAAAGAAAGGAGTGAGCTTCGGGATCTT GTTGGAAAGAATCTGCATGTCCTCAGTCAGATTGAGGGGGTTGATCTTGACATGTATAAAGATACTGTTCTTCCTAGAATCCTGGAACAG GTGGTCAATTGTAAGGACGACCTTGCACAATATTATCTGATGGACTGTATGATTCAAGTATTTCCTGATGAATATCACTTGCAAACTCTTGATATATTGTTGGGCGCTTGTCCACAGCTTCAG CCAACAGTTGATATCAAGTCAGTTCTCTCTAGCTTGATGGAAAGGCTCTCAAATTATGCTGCCACGAGTCCAGAA GTATTACCGGAATTCTTGCAAGTGGATGCCTTCTCTAGACTAAACAGTGCGATTGGGAAG GTCATAGAAGCACAACCCGATATGCCCGTTGTTGCTGTTGTAACTTTGTATTCATCGCTTCTCACGTTCACCTTGCATGTCCATCCTGACAGGCTTGATTATGCTGATCAAGTTTTG GGATCCTGTGTCAGTAAGCTTTCCGTTGTTGGGAAACTTGATGATAGCAATGCAACTAAGCAAATTGTTAAACTTCTAAGTGCTCCGTTGGATAAGTATAATAGTGTTATTACTGCCTTGAAGCTCTCTAACTATCCCAGGGTGATGGAATTTCTTGACAATGAAACGAATAAGGTCATGGCAAAAATAATTATTCGTAGCATTATGAAAAACGAGACGTATATATCCGTGGGTGATAAG GTTGAGGCATTATTTGAATTGATAAAGGGGCTGATCAAAGACACAGATGGTACATTTGACGATGAG GATGACGAAGAGGACTTCAAGGAGGAGCAAAATGCTGTAGCACGCCTTGTCCAAATGCTACACAATGATGATGCAGAAGAGATGTTCAAT ATCATTACTATAGTTCATAAACATTTCTTGGCCGGAGGAGTGAAACGTCTACCATTTACTGTTCCACCACTTGTTTTTTCTTCTCTTAAG TTCATTAGGAGGCTCCAGTCCCAAGATGTAACTAAAAATGGAGATGAAGCGGATGCTAAACCAAAGAAGATTTTCCAGTTGTTGAACCAG CTTATTGAGGCTCTTTTGAAAGTTCCAGCTCCTGAGCTTGCATTACGATTGTACCTACAATGTGCCGAG GCTGCAAACGACTCTGATCTAGAGCCTGTCGCCTGTGAATTCTTTACTCAAGCATACATATTATATGAAGAAGAAATTTCG GACTCCAGAGAACAGGTTAATGCTTTGTACCTAATTATAGGGACACTTCAAAGGATGCATATCTTTGGTGTTGAGAACAGGGATACTCTGACGCACAAAGCCACTGGG TACGCGGCAAAGCTTTTGAAGAAACCCGATCAATGTAGGGCAGTCTATGCGTGCTCTCATCTcttttgggctgatgataaggatggtgTAAGGGATGGAGAGAG GGTTTTGCTTTGCTTGAAGCGAGCTTTAAAAATTGCAAATGCTGCACAACAAATGGCTAATGCTACACGTGGTAAAGGTGGATCAGTTATGCTGTTCATTGAAATCCTCAACAA GTATCTCTACTTTTTTGAGAAGGGGAACAACCAGATCACCGTCAATGCAATCCAAGACCTGATGGAACTAATTACTTCGGAGATGCAAGGTGATAATGCCACGTCAGATCCAGCTGCTGAAGCTTTCTTTAACAGCTCTTTGCGGTACATCCAGTTCCAGAAACAGAAAGGAGGTGCCGTTAGTGAGAGATATGAAGCTGTCAAAGCGTGA